The Oncorhynchus masou masou isolate Uvic2021 unplaced genomic scaffold, UVic_Omas_1.1 unplaced_scaffold_1560, whole genome shotgun sequence DNA segment AGATGAATGGACACACCCTGACaatcacagacctgagagagagtgaCTCAGCTACGTACATGTTCAGCTTTATAACAGATCAGACCAGAGGGAGATATCCTgtcagtcctggagtcactctgtctgttacaggtaacattctatatcctgttagtcctggagtcactctgtctgttacaggtaacattctatatcctgttagtcctggagtcactctgtctgttacaggtaacattctatatcctgttagtcctggagtcactctgtctgttacaggtaacattctatatactggcagtcctggagtcactctgtctgttacaggtaacattctatatcctgttagtcctggagtcactctgtctgttacaggtaacattctatatactggcagtcctggagtcactctgtctgttacaggtaacattctatatcctgttagtcctggagtcactctgtctgttacaggtaacattctatatactggcagtcctggagtcactctgtctgttacaggtaacattctatatcctgttagtcctggagtcactctgtctgttacaggtaacattctatatcctgttagtcctggagtcactctgtctgttacaggtaacattctatatcctgttagtcctggagtcactctgtctgttacaggtaacattctatatcctgttagtcctggagtcactctgtctgttacaggtaacattctatatcctgttagtcctggagtcactctgtctgttacaggtaacattctatatcctgttagtcctggagtcactctgtctgttacaggtaacattctatatcctgttagtcctggagtcactctgtctgtaacaggtaacattctatatcctgttagtcctggagtcactctgtctgttacaggtaacattctatatactggcagtcctggagtcactctgtctgttacaggtaacattctatatactggcagtcctggagtcactctgtctgttacaggtaacattctatatactggcagtcctggagtcactctgtctgttacaggtaacattctatatcctgttagtcctggagtcactctgtctgtaacaggtaacattctatatcctgttagtcctggagtcactctgtctgttacaggtaacattctatatactggcagtcctggagtcactctgtctgttacaggtaacattctatatcctgttagtcctggagtcactctgtctgtaacgggtaacattctatatcctgttagtcctggagtcactctgtctgttacaggtaacattctatatactggcagtcctggagtcactctgtctgttacaggtaacattctatatactggcagtcctggagtcactctgtctgtaacaggtaacattctatatactggcagtcctggagtcactctgtctgtaacaggtaacattctatatactggcagtcctggagtcactgtctgttacaggtaacattctatatactggcagtcctggagtcactctgtctgttacaggtaacattctatatcctgttagtcctggagtcactctgtctgttacaggtaacattctatatactggcagtcctggagtcactctgtctgtaacaggtaacattctatatactggcagtcctggagtcactctgtctgttacaggtaacattctatatactggcagtcctggagtcactctgtctgttacaggtaacattctatatactggcagtcctggagtcactctgtctgttacaggtaacattctatatactggcagtcctagagtcactgtctgttacaggtaacattctatacactggcagtcctggagtcactctgtctataacaggtaacattctatatcctgttagtcctggagtcactctgtctgtaacaggtaacattctatatactggcagtcctggagtcactctgtctataacaggtaacattctatatcctgttagtcctggagtcactctgtctgtaacaggtaacattctatatcctggcagtcctggagtcactgtctgttacaggtaacactctatatactggcagtcctggagtcactgtctgttacaggtaacattctatatactggcagtcctggagtcactgtctgttacaggtaacattctatacactggcagtcctggagtcactctgtctgtaacaggtaacattctatatactggcagtcctggagtcactctgtctgtaacaggtaacattctatatactggcagtcctggagtcactgtctgttacaggtaacattctatatactggcagtcctggagtcactgtctgttacaggtaacattctatacactggcagtcctggagtcactctgtctgtaacaggtaacattctatatactggcagtcctggagtcactctgtctgtaacaggtaacattctatatactggcagtcctggagtcactctgtctataacaggtaacattctatatcctgttagtcctggagtcactctgtctgtaacaggtaacactCTATatcctggcagtcctggagtcactgcctgttacaggtaacattctatatactggcagtcctggagtcactgtctgttacaggtaacattctatatactggcagtcctggagtcactgtctgttacaggtaacattctatacactggcagtcctggagtcactctgtctgtaacaggtaacattctatatactggcagtcctggagtcactctgtctgtaacaggtaacattctatatactggcagtcctggagtcactctgtctgtaacaggtaacattctatatactggcagtccttgagtcactctgtctgtaacaggtaacattctatatactggcagtcctggagtcactctgtctgttacaggtaacattctatatactggcagtcctggagtcactctgtctgttacaggtaacattctatatactggcagtcctggagtcactctgtctgttacaggtaacattctatatactggcagtcctagagtcactgtctgttacaggtaacattctatacactggcagtcctggagtcactctgtctataacaggtaacattctatatcctgttagtcctggagtcactctgtctgtaacaggtaacattctatatactggcagtcctggagtcactctgtctataacaggtaacattctatatcctgttagtcctggagtcactctgtctgtaacaggtaacattctatatcctggcagtcctggagtcactgtctgttacaggtaacattctatatactggcagtcctggagtcactgtctgttacaggtaacattctatatactggcagtcctggagtcactgtctgttacaggtaacattctatacactggcagtcctggagtcactctgtctgtaacaggtaacattctatatactggcagtcctggagtcactctgtctgtaacaggtaacattctatatactggcagtcctggagtcactgtctgttacaggtaacattctatatactggcagtcctggagtcactgtctgttacaggtaacattctatacactggcagtcctggagtcactctgtctgtaacaggtaacattctatatactggcagtcctggagtcactctgtctgtaacaggtaacattctatatactggcagtcctagagtcactgtctgttacaggtaacattctatacactggcagtcctggagtcactctgtctgtaacaggtaccattctatatactggcagtcctggagtcactctgtctgtaacaggtaacattctatatactggcagtccttgagtcactctgtctgtaacaggtaacattctatatactggcagtcctggagtcactctgtctgttacaggtaacattctatatactggcagtcctggagtcactctgtctgttacagttaacattctatatactggcagtcctggagtcactctgtctgttacaggtaacattctatatactggcagtcctggagtcactctgtctgtaacaggtaacattctatatactggcagtcctggagtcactctgtctgttacaggtaacattctatatcctggcagtcctggagtcactgtctgttacaggtaacattctatatactggcagtcctggagtcactgtctgttacaggtaacattctatacactggcagtcctggagtcactctgtctgtaacaggtaacattctatatactggcagtccttgagtcactctgtctgtaacaggtaacattctatatactggcagtcctggagtcactgtctgttacaggtaacattctatacactggcagtcctggagtcactctgtctgtaacaggtaacattctatatactggcagtcctggagtcactctgtctgtaacaggtaacattctatatactggcagtcctggagtcactctgtctgtaacaggtaacattctatatactggcagtcctagagtcactgtctgttacaggtaacattctatacactggcagtcctggagtcactctgtctgtaacaggtacctttctatatactggcagtcctggagtcactctgtctgtaacaggtaacattctatatactggcagtccttgagtcactctgtctgtaacaggtaacattctatatactggcagtcctggagtcactctgtctgttacaggtaacattctatatactggcagtcctggagtcactctgtctgttacaggtaacattctatatactggcagtcctggagtcactctgtctgttacaggtaacattctatatactggcagtcctggagtcactctgtctgtaacaggtaacattctatatactggcagtcctggagtcactctgtctgttacaggtaacattctatatcctggcagtcctggagtcactctgtctgtaacaggtaacattctatatactgccagtcctggagtcactgtctgttacaggtaacattctatatactggcagtcctggagtcactctgtctgtaacaggtaacattctatatactgccaatcctggagtcactctgtctgtaacaggtaacattctatatactgccagtcctggagtcactgtctgtaacaggtaacattctatatactgccagtcctggagtcactctgtctgttacaggtaacattctattgtCTGATGTTCTTTTTAATCTTCATTGTTCCTTTAGGTCTGGAAATTGTCTTGATTTGTATTAATCTAATAAAAATAATGAGCTGGCGAACAGAAAATGATTCAGTGTGCTGACTAACGGAGAATAAACTGGAAGCTGTAACAACAAAGAGAGTCACACTCCATATGTACAACCTCCCAGTCATTTGTTGCTTAAAGAACACCAACGTTTCCACATCACCTTCTTCAGGGTAAATGTATTGCATCATGTGACGACACTAGACAACAGGTGATTCAGGTTGATGTTGTCTACTCCAGACctgcaggtgaaggtgactcCTACATGGCGGGCAGCGTCGACGACACTGACCTGTAGCACCACCAGCTGTCCTCTGACTGgtaaccccacctacatctggtacaagaatGGACAGGTTGTAACTGAGAACACTTTACACTACTCAGTCTACCCTGAAGTTGCAGACAGCTACTTCTGTGCTGTAAAAGACCACGAGGATCTTCACTCTCcggcagtgtgtgagtgtttatTTCATTAAAATTGTAATACTgtttaacctgtgtgtgttttgatTTCACTGTGAGAACTTTTAGCATTTCTAGAAAGAACTGAGAATAGAATCCAGTTGACCTCTTGTTATGTCACTGTGTTTCAGGTGTTCAGGGTCAGGGCTGCAGCAGAGTGAATTACACCAAGAGGAGAATCTGTGCCCTGAAGGGGTCAACAGTTGACATATCCTGTACTTATGTTGGTTATTATTACACCAAATCATCATTCTGGTTTAGAAGTGATAAGTTGACCCCTGAAAACCTAACCAGAGACCCAGGGTATGCAGGTCGTGTGGAGTACACTGGAACAAACAGAGGTCCCTTCAAACTGAGAATCTCAGATctgagagaggaggacacagCTGAGTATCGCTTCACTTTTAAAACATACAGCGTTGAATGGGGTCATAGTTTCCCTGGAACCAGTCTGACTGTGAcaggtaatactacacttacagaccattatgatatactggttatactacacttacagaacattatgatatactggtaaaactacacttacagaacatgatgatatactggtaatactacacttacatgatgatatactggtaatactacacttacagaacattatgatatactggtaatactacacttacagaacattatgatatactggtaatactacacttacatgatgatatactggtaatactacacttacagaacattatgatatactggtaatactacacttacagaacattatgatatactggtaatactacacttacagaacattatgatatacgggtaatactacacttacagaacatgatgatatactggtaatactacacttacagaacattatgatatactggtaatactgcaCTTAcagaacatgatgatatactggtaatactacacttacagaacattatgatatactggtaatactacacttacagaacattatgatatactggtaatactacacttacattatgatatactggtaatactacacttacagaacattatgatatactggtaatactacacttacagaatattatgatatactggtaatactacacttacaatatgatatactggtaatactacacttacagaacattatgatatactggtaatactgcaCTTAcagaacatgatgatatactggtaatactacacttacagaacattatgatatactggtaatactacacttacattatgatatactggtaatactacacttacagaacattatgatatactggtaatactacacttacagaacattatgatatactggtaatactacacttacagaatattatgatatactggtaatactacacttacagaacatgatgatatactggtaatactacacttacagaatattatgatatactggtaataccACACTTAcagaacatgatgatatactggtaatactacacttacattatgatatactggtaatactacacttacagaacattatgatatactggtaatactacacttacagaacatgatgatatactggtaatactacacttacagaacatgatgatatactggtaatactacacttacagatcattatgatatactggtaatactacacttacagaacatgatgatatactggtaatactacacttacattatgatatactggtaatactacacttacagaacatgatgatatactggtaatactacacttacagaacatgatgatatactggtaatactacacttacagatcattatgatatactggtaatactacacttacattatgatatactggtaatactacacttacagaacaatatgatatactggtaatactacacttacagaacatgatgatatactgtCACGACTTTATCTCTAGTTGTAGTAGGTTGAAATGATGAGGTTTGTTCTTTTATGTTGTTAATCTCTCTTCAATCAGACctgcaggtgaaggtgactcCTGGCACAGTGACAGAGGGATCATGGGTTACACTGACATgtatcaccacctgtactctgactgacatccccaaccccacctacatctggtacaagaatGGAGAATATCTATTTtctgactcctctcctcagtatcaATACTCAGTCAGTAGAGGAGGTTCTGACAGCTACTCCTGTGCCTTAAGAGGCCATGACAAACTCAGCTCTCCTGGAGTCACAGTGGGTGAGTGTTGTGATTTACCTCCAGAGTTTTACCTCCAGAGATTTCCTCTCTTATGGTAAACAGACTTGATATTTTCAGTCAATTCAGATGACTGATTTATAAGTAACTATAGCTCATTACTATCTAACATGTTTGTCATACTGAGAATCCTACAAATAAGCTAATATCATCACCAtcttcgtcatcatcatcatcatcatgtgcTTCATCATTTGTTCCAGATACTTCTTCTCTGAGCTGCTTAAGGGTGACCTACACCAGTAGGAGCATCTGTTCCTTGATACCATCCGTGGACCTGCCTTGCACTACCATATATCCCACAGGTTAGACTGTGTGATCTTTAAGTCTGGTCGAGTCATTGTGTCAACTACAGAAGGAAACCAGAAAGTGTGTTTTATATGCTCTCATTCAGACctgcaggtgaaggtgactcCTGCCACAGAGGCAGGGAAgaggacactgacctgtatcaccaccagctgtactctgactgacaaccccacctacatctggtacaggAACGGACAGTCTCTTGATTGGCTCACTTCCCAACAACACTCTGTCTGGAGTTCTGAAACAGAGAGTTACTCCTGTGCTGTTAAAGGCCATGAGGATCTCCGctctcctgcagtgtgtgagtCTGGATTCTATTGGGATCATGTGTAGCTAACCTTTCTTTATAACTAAGTAAGGCAACTTGCAAACTTCAAGGTATATCTGAACAAAACTATTTAATGTATTTTCAGGTGTTCAGGGTCACAACTGCTGGAGGGTGACTTACACCAAGAGGAGAATCTGTGTCTTGAAGGGCTCCACAGTGGACATATCCTGCTCTTACACTCATCCCACTAGTTACATAGAACAAGGTTCATTCTGGTTTACACAGAAACACCCTGTAGATGTCAGGTCATATCCAGAGTCTGCAGGTCGTGTGGAGTACAATAGGAACACAGAGAACCACCACACCATGACAATAACACACCTGACAGAGAAGGACTCGGCTGAATACAAATTCAGATTAATAACAACAAAGGAGGGGAGATTTTCTGGTCTTCCTGGTGTGATGTTGACTGTCACAGGTAATACTTCACCTACAGTTGTTACTGTAATAGGACAAGTCTAATCACATGACAAGCCTGTCTGGAGTCAAATATGACTGATGTTTCCTCTTAGATATCCTGTTGGAGATGGATCCTACGTCTgtgtcagagggggagagagtcacACTGAGATGTAGAACCCAATGTACAGTCGGTCtcaaccccacctacatctggtacaagaacggacaaAGTCTGACCAACCCAGTCACCAGTTATAACAGCCTGATCCTAGACCCAGTCAGCAGTTATAACAGCCTGATCCTAGACCCAGTCAGCAGTTATAACAGCCTGATCCTAGACCCAGTCAGCAGTGAGGATGCAGGAAACTACTCCTGTGCTGTAGAAGGCTTAGAGAGAATCCTCTCTCCAGAAGAGACTCTCACTGTCAGATGTGAGTACATGGGGTGTTGATATATCTACAGTGAAAGTCATTGATATCATCTCTGTAATACATGGTTCTACATGTCACTGTAATATACTAATCTCTACTAATTTACATCATCTCTCTAATACATGGTTCTACATGTCAGTGTAATATACTAATCTCTACTAATTTACATCATCTCTGTAATACATGGTTCTACATGTCAGTGTAATATACTAATCTCTACTAATTTACATCATCTCTGTAATACATGGTTCTACATGTCAGTGTAATATACTAATCTATACTTATTTACATCATCTCTTGCTTCCTTACATGGTATATGAGTTCTTATTTGTTCTGTCATCTTCAACACCAGACGGCCCAAAGAACacctcagtgtcagtcagtccctcttgTGAActagtggagggcagttcagtgactctgacctgcagcagtgatgccaaccCACCTGTGCAGAGTTACACCTGGTACAAGAAGAATGGTGGTCACTATCAGTTCTCCAATGTGAACACAGGACCACAGCACATATTCAATCTTATCAAGTCATCTGACAGTGGAGAGTACTACTGTGAGGCCTGGAATGGGATGAAGACGGGGAGGTCTGGGTCAATCAACATCAATGTGAAATGTGAGTAAAGTACAGCTCAGTGTCACATGTGTTCCTGTTAAAGTTTTGTATTAGTGGATTCTTATTTTTGAGATTCAGGCTTCACAGATTTTGATATGTCATGTGAGGTTGTAATTGCACCTTTATAACCCTCTGATGAATTCTCCTTTACCAGATGCTCCACAGAACacctcagtgtcagtcagtccctctggtgaaatagtggagggcagttcagtgactctgacctgcagcagtgatgccaaccCACCTGTGGACAAATACACCTGGTACAAGAAGAACGTAACCTCACCAAAAGCATCAGGACAGAGTTACATCATCACTAACATCATctctgaggacagaggagaatattACTGTGAGGCCCAGAATGGAAGAGGATCTATGAACTCTACAGCTCTGATGATCATTGTAGCAGGTAAAGTTACATCTTCAATACTTCAATACAAATTGACAG contains these protein-coding regions:
- the LOC135531227 gene encoding B-cell receptor CD22-like gives rise to the protein MFSFITDQTRGRYPVSPGVTLSVTDLQVKVTPTWRAASTTLTCSTTSCPLTGNPTYIWYKNGQVVTENTLHYSVYPEVADSYFCAVKDHEDLHSPAVCVQGQGCSRVNYTKRRICALKGSTVDISCTYVGYYYTKSSFWFRSDKLTPENLTRDPGYAGRVEYTGTNRGPFKLRISDLREEDTAEYRFTFKTYSVEWGHSFPGTSLTVTDLQVKVTPGTVTEGSWVTLTCITTCTLTDIPNPTYIWYKNGEYLFSDSSPQYQYSVSRGGSDSYSCALRGHDKLSSPGVTVDTSSLSCLRVTYTSRSICSLIPSVDLPCTTIYPTDLQVKVTPATEAGKRTLTCITTSCTLTDNPTYIWYRNGQSLDWLTSQQHSVWSSETESYSCAVKGHEDLRSPAVCVQGHNCWRVTYTKRRICVLKGSTVDISCSYTHPTSYIEQGSFWFTQKHPVDVRSYPESAGRVEYNRNTENHHTMTITHLTEKDSAEYKFRLITTKEGRFSGLPGVMLTVTDILLEMDPTSVSEGERVTLRCRTQCTVGLNPTYIWYKNGQSLTNPVTSYNSLILDPVSSYNSLILDPVSSYNSLILDPVSSEDAGNYSCAVEGLERILSPEETLTVRYGPKNTSVSVSPSCELVEGSSVTLTCSSDANPPVQSYTWYKKNGGHYQFSNVNTGPQHIFNLIKSSDSGEYYCEAWNGMKTGRSGSININVKYAPQNTSVSVSPSGEIVEGSSVTLTCSSDANPPVDKYTWYKKNVTSPKASGQSYIITNIISEDRGEYYCEAQNGRGSMNSTALMIIVAGKQTSVLTAAVGITVVVLVLILCLSGLMWFRKKASTSTSNTRDTADDGEGDSSPVYDNISNMAMTSTAAQTADTDNQDDVHYASVHFSGSKNQEVPLYSTVQLHQPQKQDQDVQYAAVKFNLPSSASQPAAAQAAEVDASEIYSTVNKPRTKKT